In Methylomagnum ishizawai, one DNA window encodes the following:
- a CDS encoding ferritin-like domain-containing protein encodes MPTESFHALAEACLYSPSIAAKLAATDRAAAALASGHLDFAAPEPPRPATAVRFPERPRLVDPRDLPRRGLHTAAGRIAFLHALAHIEFTAIHLAFDIGYRFRDMPDAFRLDWLRVAIEEAKHFRALDQRLGDFGGTYGDCPAHRGLWDLAETTADDVLARLALVPRFMEARGLDVSPGMIVKLQQLGDTQSVVILDMILREEIGHVACGTRWFREVCAARGLEPEAAYFDLVRTHIKGGVRGPFNREARLAAGFGEGELARLETLEAGSSARTA; translated from the coding sequence ATGCCGACTGAATCCTTCCACGCCCTGGCGGAAGCCTGCCTGTATTCCCCATCCATCGCCGCCAAGCTCGCCGCCACCGACCGGGCGGCGGCGGCGCTCGCATCCGGCCATCTGGACTTCGCCGCACCGGAACCACCCCGCCCGGCCACCGCGGTCCGGTTTCCCGAGCGGCCCCGTCTGGTCGATCCCCGCGATTTGCCGCGGCGGGGTTTGCATACCGCCGCCGGGCGCATCGCCTTCCTGCATGCCCTGGCCCATATCGAATTCACCGCCATCCATCTGGCCTTCGATATCGGCTACCGCTTCCGCGACATGCCCGACGCATTCCGCCTGGATTGGCTGCGGGTCGCCATCGAGGAAGCCAAGCATTTCCGCGCCCTGGACCAGCGGCTCGGGGATTTCGGCGGGACTTATGGCGATTGCCCGGCGCACCGGGGTTTGTGGGATTTGGCGGAAACCACCGCCGACGATGTGCTGGCGCGGCTAGCCCTGGTGCCGCGTTTCATGGAAGCGCGGGGCTTGGATGTCTCGCCCGGCATGATCGTGAAATTGCAGCAACTCGGCGACACGCAAAGCGTCGTCATCCTCGACATGATCCTGCGCGAGGAAATCGGCCATGTGGCTTGCGGCACCCGCTGGTTCCGGGAAGTCTGCGCGGCGCGGGGTTTGGAGCCGGAGGCGGCTTATTTCGACTTGGTGCGGACCCACATCAAGGGCGGGGTGCGGGGGCCGTTCAACCGGGAAGCACGGCTCGCGGCGGGGTTCGGGGAGGGGGAGTTGGCGCGGTTGGAGACGCTGGAAGCGGGATCATCGGCCCGCACGGCATAG
- a CDS encoding nuclear transport factor 2 family protein: MDPDFARDFAAEWLAAWNSHDLPRILAHYADDFEMTSPMIQKLAGEASGMLRGQAAVGAYWAKALALIPDLHFEPIATLVGVDSLALHYRGAGGRLVIEVLRFGPDLKVIQASAHYAD, encoded by the coding sequence ATGGACCCCGATTTCGCCCGAGACTTCGCCGCCGAATGGCTGGCGGCCTGGAACAGCCACGACCTGCCGCGCATCCTGGCGCACTACGCCGACGACTTCGAGATGACTTCGCCCATGATTCAAAAGCTGGCCGGCGAAGCTTCCGGCATGCTGCGCGGCCAGGCGGCGGTGGGCGCGTACTGGGCCAAGGCGCTGGCGCTGATTCCCGACCTGCATTTCGAGCCTATCGCCACCTTGGTCGGCGTGGACAGCCTCGCCCTGCATTATCGCGGGGCGGGCGGGCGTCTGGTGATCGAAGTGCTGCGCTTCGGCCCGGACCTGAAAGTCATCCAGGCCAGCGCCCATTATGCCGACTGA
- a CDS encoding TIGR03032 family protein has product MESQQPAPTLEISASRQLTAWMAETGISFAFTTYQIGKLFFVGLKPDGGLSLFERSFNRSMGLCAQGDSLYLGSLYQIWRFENLLEPGQTQDGYDRLYLPQVGYTTGDVDAHDLGVDRDGRLIFVNTLFSCLATLSESHSFVPVWKPPFISKLAAEDRCHLNGLAMRDGLPAFVTAISRSDAADGWRDRRRDGGVVVEVGSGETVLSGLSMPHSPRWHDGRLWLLNSGTGEFGYVDAAAGRFEPVCFCPGYLRGLSFHGAYALVGLSKPRHNKTFAGLALDGRLQGRDVEPRCGVQVIDLRSGDLVHWLRLDGLVEELYDVVALPGARRPMALGFKTDEIRRVLNVGPFSG; this is encoded by the coding sequence ATGGAATCCCAACAACCCGCCCCCACCCTGGAAATCAGCGCTTCCCGCCAACTCACCGCCTGGATGGCGGAAACCGGGATCAGCTTCGCCTTCACCACCTACCAAATCGGCAAGCTGTTCTTCGTAGGGCTGAAACCCGATGGCGGCCTGTCCCTGTTCGAGCGCAGCTTCAACCGCAGCATGGGCCTGTGCGCCCAGGGCGATAGCCTCTACCTCGGCAGCCTCTATCAAATCTGGCGCTTCGAGAACCTGCTGGAACCCGGCCAGACCCAGGACGGCTACGACCGGCTTTATCTGCCCCAGGTCGGCTATACCACGGGCGATGTCGATGCCCACGACCTCGGGGTGGACCGCGACGGGCGCTTGATCTTCGTCAACACCTTGTTCAGTTGCCTCGCGACCCTGAGCGAAAGCCATAGCTTCGTGCCGGTCTGGAAGCCGCCCTTCATCAGCAAACTCGCCGCCGAGGACCGCTGTCATCTCAACGGCTTAGCGATGCGCGACGGGCTCCCCGCCTTCGTCACCGCCATCAGCCGCAGCGATGCCGCCGACGGTTGGCGCGACCGCCGCCGCGATGGCGGGGTGGTGGTCGAGGTCGGCAGCGGCGAAACCGTGCTGTCCGGGCTGTCCATGCCGCATTCGCCGCGCTGGCATGACGGCAGGCTGTGGCTGCTGAATTCCGGGACCGGCGAATTCGGCTATGTCGATGCCGCCGCCGGGCGGTTCGAACCGGTGTGTTTCTGTCCCGGCTATCTGCGCGGCTTGAGTTTCCATGGGGCTTACGCCTTGGTCGGCCTGTCCAAGCCGCGCCATAACAAAACCTTCGCCGGGTTGGCATTGGACGGACGCTTGCAGGGGCGCGATGTGGAACCACGCTGCGGAGTGCAGGTGATCGACCTCAGGAGTGGCGATCTGGTGCATTGGTTACGACTGGATGGCCTGGTCGAGGAGTTGTACGACGTGGTGGCGCTGCCCGGCGCGCGGCGTCCCATGGCCTTGGGCTTCAAGACCGACGAAATCCGCCGCGTCTTGAATGTCGGGCCGTTTTCCGGCTGA
- a CDS encoding calcium-binding protein, whose protein sequence is MATYDFGALADQQTLAFAPAQDTLWFGDPAWGAAAVALGQAGRDLWLSGPDKTIVLARTQAANLASAHFGFADGSHLLVGDDTPGTALDNAANLLTGTGQGDYLEGLGGNDTLDGGGGNDRLIGDRGNDRLDGGTGADLMLGGVGNDSYVVDDPGDTVLENPGDGLDTVQSWIDYTLAPEVERLALLGNGTLAGHGNTLDNRLTGNAGDNALWGGDGDDTLLGGSGSDTLYGEAGGDFLYGGSGNDTLYGGDGWNELHGGGGRDALYGGADSDLMDGGAGIDTMAGGDGNDLYKVDNPRDQIDEAPGGGDDMAVSTVPYTLPPNVEYLLLPGGDRPGTVPLQAEAAGSDTLIFNGHGLNLDLGAAIAEYGLVRLDAIDLGDAADNRLNLDRQAVLDLAPASGILRIDGAAGDTLHFSDGGWVEGGSVTLLGTAYHSFANGPAQVWVNADLL, encoded by the coding sequence ATGGCAACCTACGATTTCGGCGCATTGGCCGACCAGCAAACCCTCGCTTTCGCCCCGGCCCAGGATACGCTGTGGTTCGGCGACCCGGCCTGGGGCGCGGCGGCGGTGGCCCTCGGACAAGCGGGCCGCGACCTGTGGCTGTCCGGCCCGGACAAAACCATCGTGCTGGCCCGAACCCAAGCAGCGAATCTCGCTTCCGCCCATTTCGGCTTCGCCGACGGCAGCCACTTATTGGTCGGCGACGACACTCCCGGCACCGCCCTGGACAATGCCGCCAACCTGCTGACCGGCACCGGCCAAGGCGATTATCTGGAAGGACTGGGTGGCAACGACACCCTGGATGGCGGCGGCGGCAACGACCGCTTGATCGGCGACCGGGGCAACGACCGCCTCGACGGCGGCACCGGCGCAGACCTGATGCTGGGCGGCGTGGGCAACGACAGCTATGTCGTGGACGACCCTGGGGACACGGTGCTGGAAAACCCCGGCGATGGGCTGGACACCGTGCAAAGCTGGATCGATTACACCCTGGCCCCGGAGGTCGAACGCCTGGCGCTCTTGGGCAATGGCACGCTCGCGGGTCATGGCAACACCCTGGACAACCGCCTGACCGGCAACGCGGGCGACAACGCGCTGTGGGGCGGGGACGGCGACGATACCCTGCTTGGCGGCAGCGGTTCGGACACTTTATATGGCGAGGCGGGCGGCGATTTCCTGTACGGCGGGAGCGGCAACGACACACTGTACGGCGGGGATGGCTGGAACGAACTCCACGGCGGCGGCGGACGCGACGCGCTGTATGGCGGGGCCGATAGCGACCTGATGGACGGCGGCGCGGGCATCGACACCATGGCGGGCGGCGACGGCAACGATCTCTACAAGGTGGACAATCCCCGCGACCAAATCGACGAAGCGCCCGGCGGTGGCGACGATATGGCGGTCAGCACCGTGCCCTATACCCTGCCGCCCAATGTCGAATATCTATTGCTGCCGGGGGGCGACCGCCCCGGCACCGTCCCGCTGCAAGCCGAGGCGGCGGGTTCGGATACCTTGATCTTCAACGGCCACGGCCTGAACCTGGACCTGGGCGCGGCCATCGCCGAATACGGCTTGGTCCGGCTCGACGCCATCGACCTCGGCGACGCGGCGGACAATCGCTTGAACCTGGACCGGCAGGCCGTGCTGGACCTCGCCCCCGCAAGCGGCATCCTCCGCATCGACGGCGCGGCGGGCGACACCCTCCATTTCAGCGACGGCGGCTGGGTCGAGGGCGGCAGCGTGACCCTGCTCGGCACCGCCTACCACAGCTTCGCGAACGGCCCGGCCCAGGTGTGGGTCAACGCCGATTTACTCTAG